One genomic segment of Cololabis saira isolate AMF1-May2022 chromosome 22, fColSai1.1, whole genome shotgun sequence includes these proteins:
- the rab18a gene encoding ras-related protein Rab-18a, producing the protein MEDDVLTTLKILIIGESGVGKSSLLLRFTDDTFDPEQSATIGVDFKVKTICVDDNKAKLAIWDTAGQERFRTLTPSYYRGAQGVILVYDVTRRETFTKLDNWLNELETYCTRNDLVKMLVGNKIDKENHELDRAEGLKFARKHSMLFIEASAKTKDGVQCAFEELVEKIIQTPGLWQSDNHGRAVQLTDEDIGGGSCGGYCSLV; encoded by the exons ATGGAAGACGACGTCCTGACGACGCTGAAGATCCTGATCATCGGAGAGAGTGGAGTGGGGAAGTCCAG CCTCCTCTTAAGATTCACAGATGACACGTTTGACCCAGAACAATCAGCTACAATAG GTGTTGACTTCAAAGTGAAGACCATTTGTGTGGATGACAACAAGGCAAAGTTGGCAATATGG gACACGGCTGGACAGGAGCGCTTTCGAACCCTAACTCCGAGTTACTACCGTGGGGCCCAGGGAGTCATCCTGG TGTACGATGTCACGCGACGCGAGACATTCACCAAGCTGGACAACTGGCTCAATGAGCTGGAGACATACTGTACAAGGAACGACCTCGTCAAGATGCTGGTGGGAAACAAAATTGATAAG GAAAACCACGAGTTAGACCGGGCCGAAGGGCTGAAGTTTGCAAGAAAACATTCCATGCTTTTTATAG AGGCAAGTGCAAAGACGAAGGACGGAGTCCAGTGTGCGTTTGAGGAGCTGGTGGAGAAGATCATCCAGACCCCGGGCCTGTGGCAGAGCGACAACCACGGCCGAGCCGTGCAGCTCACGGACGAGGACATCGGAGGGGGATCCTGCGGCGGCTACTGCTCCCTGGTTTAG